A single window of Vibrio sp. SCSIO 43137 DNA harbors:
- a CDS encoding ExeA family protein: MYQAFFGFSSEPFALTPNTALFYALPPHYEAINTVLSSIEMGEGIIKVTGEVGTGKTMVCRMLINQLGEQVRLVYVPNPLQSGESLRRAIAHELEVEAADSNELIEQIHTKLLEICKQGKQVVAIIDEAQALSDEALEVLRLFGNLETEQRKLLHIVLLGQPELDSRLEAEHLRQFRQRITFNATLRTLTISEGCAYIQHRVESSGCHLPLFTMAQKKSIWKASRGIPRLINQICHKALILAFSMQQKTIQNKHIYEAVQDTYDARKPKYKTLYLWERESS; the protein is encoded by the coding sequence ATGTATCAGGCGTTTTTTGGCTTCAGTAGTGAGCCTTTTGCATTAACCCCCAATACCGCTCTGTTTTATGCTTTGCCTCCTCATTATGAGGCTATTAATACCGTTCTGTCTTCGATTGAGATGGGAGAGGGGATAATAAAGGTGACTGGTGAGGTTGGCACGGGTAAAACCATGGTCTGCCGGATGCTGATTAATCAGTTAGGAGAACAGGTTCGTCTTGTCTATGTTCCTAACCCTTTGCAGTCCGGAGAGAGTCTTCGCAGAGCCATAGCTCATGAGCTGGAAGTAGAAGCTGCTGACAGCAATGAGTTGATAGAACAGATTCACACTAAACTGCTGGAAATATGTAAGCAAGGCAAACAAGTCGTTGCGATTATTGATGAAGCTCAGGCGTTGAGTGATGAAGCTTTGGAGGTACTTCGCCTGTTTGGCAACCTGGAGACAGAACAACGTAAATTACTCCATATTGTCCTGCTGGGTCAGCCTGAACTGGATAGCAGGTTGGAAGCGGAACATCTTAGGCAGTTCAGGCAGCGGATAACCTTTAACGCTACTCTGAGAACTCTGACGATTTCTGAAGGGTGTGCCTATATACAACATAGAGTTGAAAGCAGTGGTTGTCACTTGCCCTTGTTTACAATGGCTCAGAAGAAATCCATCTGGAAAGCGAGCCGAGGAATACCACGGCTGATAAATCAGATTTGCCATAAGGCATTGATACTGGCGTTTAGCATGCAACAGAAAACCATTCAGAATAAGCATATTTATGAGGCAGTTCAGGATACCTATGATGCCCGTAAACCTAAGTATAAAACGCTGTATTTGTGGGAGAGAGAGTCATCATGA